The Montipora capricornis isolate CH-2021 chromosome 6, ASM3666992v2, whole genome shotgun sequence genome has a window encoding:
- the LOC138052310 gene encoding putative leucine-rich repeat-containing protein DDB_G0290503, whose protein sequence is METCNGMMFSESNPKQIYDDLKGQLSRVNKTLKNLEMRAFKPNFSIDELSSKSRKTPAFKVHKIGERDLNDEVDVKNIRDGKAKLERDLETLKGIQTQKNSRKSKIEGAALGKRRKSKKCIPFGKLEKDISDYQSLIGDILAEVESVNLARRFGAVALEEGQIPKNKQEKTRQDLVAFISRWNALSEEVFKASFSIDALVSEVQTEYSKLNLWYENSEVADSLLMEYDSCADKPEKLGTTIRAVRLQLHENQNVLENFRKAKPRLQNMRDTAVVLMKCGRLEETDADELECVINILVAKYESIDNRLNASRDRIYAEINKLRKRMVKQRSSSILRRFSSKRTSSFRLKRSLRKKLEIQQRKEMAIRNLQAKKDSEVVSSPTSMDLNGLMMPAHPPMKTDKEYEKEKSRLANQRDAYQRFDLTLKACEKTIYDLNLKSSWRLLAPLSITELEKQLDQLMTFEADLNNSRAEFQTEKKNFEKRKEEDYFDETDEGVLERRVNSLHSSWEKLWGDFIARKNKLQKQKGAFQSFNCSFKAWEKTVADLDSESLQKFSAVGPNGDELRRQLGDINRFESELEKSRSDFQSEVERFQKAKEEGLFFNTHREALEKIVRDLESRWDELWREHVENKNRILQATSAQNHKSIQSITNDLNKIEKQINTPEIYDDERVYLEENIFKQKRLMEDLHTYDHPIDEIRNTTKIWMENEQTESQTYITIQRKTEELCEKQIQLRKVCQENESRLVQELTLLDQRRDETVRVSDDYSTLSQTLDEFLADEGFAELDSSKSSLEMKISDFDIKIQSISHWMTDTEKLVNSLHVRMAPGEVTKRVQQIKKRWENMDRKEVEMKDINCLGQDITNEPVNMETKRSIEDELEALNTKWRKTKEMLREVVDTKDEEAPGYRGCWCFQMVPRAFHACFYS, encoded by the exons ATGGAAACTTGCAATGGGATGATGTTTAGTGAAAG TAATCCGAAGCAAATATACGATGATTTAAAAGGCCAGTTATCAAGGGTCAACAAGACACTGAAAAACCTTGAGATGAGAGCATTCAAGCCGAACTTCTCTATTGATGAACTTTCCTCGAAA AGTCGCAAAACCCCTGCCTTTAAGGTGCATAAAATTGGAGAACGTGATTTGAACGACGAGGTTGATGTGAAGAATATTCGGGACGGAAAAGCCAAGCTTGAAAG GGATTTGGAAACACTGAAGGGAATTCAAACCCAGAAAAACAGCAGAAAATCTAAAATTGAAGGTGCTGCATTGGGAAAGAGAAGGAAATCCAAAAAATGTATACCGTTTGGGAAATTGGAAAAGGATATCTCTGATTACCAG TCCCTGATTGGCGACATCTTAGCTGAAGTGGAGTCAGTAAACCTGGCAAGAAGGTTTGGTGCTGTAGCACTGGAGGAAGGGCAAATTCCAAAGAATAAACAAGAGAAGACGAGGCAAGATCTCGTTGCATTTATTTCTCGATGGAATGCACTCAGCGAGGAAGTGTTCAAAGCATCCTTCAG TATTGATGCACTTGTTTCTGAAGTGCAGACGGAATACTCAAAGCTTAACCTCTGGTATGAAAATTCTGAAGTAGCAGATTCGTTGCTTATGGAATACGACTCTTGCGCAGATAAACCTGAGAAGTTGGGGACAACTATACGTGCAGTCAGACTGCAACTTCACGAAAACCAG AACGTCTTAGAAAACTTCAGAAAAGCTAAGCCTAGGCTCCAGAACATGCGCGACACAGCTGTTGTCCTCATGAAGTGTGGCAGACTGGAAGAGACAGACGCTGATGAGTTGGAGTGTGTTATCAATATTTTGGTAGCAAAATATGAATCGATCGACAACCGGCTGAATGCAAGTCGGGACAG AATTTACGCCGAGATTAACAAGCTGAGGAAACGAATGGTGAAACAGCGGTCTTCTAGCATCCTTCGGAGATTTAGTTCGAAGAGAACCTCCTCATTCAGGCTAAAAAGGTCTCTACGAAAGAAGCTTGAAATCCAGCAGAGAAAGGAGATGGCGATCAGG AATTTGCAGGCCAAGAAAGACTCAGAAGTTGTCAGCAGCCCAACCTCCATGGATTTGAATGGTCTTATGATGCCTGCGCATCCTCCTATGAAGACTGACAAGGAATATGAGAAAGAAAAGTCGAG GTTGGCAAATCAGAGAGATGCTTATCAAAGGTTTGACTTGACCCTTAAGGCATGTGAAAAGACCATTTATGATCTCAATCTGAAATCATCCTGGAGGTTGCTAGCTCCCTTATCAATTACAGAACTTGAGAAACAACTTGACCAATTGATG ACTTTTGAAGCAGATTTAAACAATTCGAGAGCTGAGTTCCAAACTGAGAAGAAAAACTtcgagaaaaggaaagaagaagacTACTTTGATGAGACGGATGAAGGAGTTTTAGAAAGGAGAGTGAACAGTTTACATTCCAGCTGGGAAAAGCTGTGGGGAGACTTCATTGCGAGGAAGAATAA GTTGCAGAAACAAAAAGGAGCGTTCCAGAGCTTCAACTGTTCCTTCAAGGCATGGGAGAAAACCGTTGCTGACCTCGACTCAGAGTCTCTTCAAAAGTTTTCAGCCGTTGGACCAAACGGAGACGAACTCAGAAGGCAACTGGGTGATATAAAT CGCTTTGAATCTGAATTGGAGAAATCGAGATCCGACTTTCAGTCAGAAGTTGAGCGATTCCAAAAAGCCAAAGAAGAGGGCTTGTTCTTTAATACACACAGAGAAGCATTGGAAAAGATTGTCAGGGATTTGGAGTCTCGCTGGGATGAATTGTGGAGAGAACATGTGGAAAATAAAAATCG GATTCTTCAAGCTACTTCAGCCCAGAATCACAAGTCCATTCAAAGCATTACAAATGACTTAAATAAAATCGAGAAGCAAATCAATACACCTGAGATATATGACGACGAACGAGTTTACCTAGAAGagaacatttttaaacaaaag aGGCTGATGGAAGACCTGCATACTTACGACCACCCAATTGATGAGATACGAAATACGACGAAAATTTGGATGGAAAATGAACAGACGGAGAGTCAAACATACATAACCATCCAAAGGAAGACGGAAGAACTATGTGAAAAACAGATACAGTTAAGAAAGGTCTGCCAAGAAAACGAGAGCAG ACTTGTCCAGGAGCTTACTTTACTTGACCAAAGACGAGACGAAACGGTTCGTGTTAGTGATGATTACAGTACGCTCTCCCAGACTTTAGACGAATTTCTGGCTGATGAAGGATTTGCAGAGCTTGATAGCTCCAAG tcTTCGTTGGAGATGAAGATAAGTGACTTTGACATAAAGATCCAGTCCATAAGCCATTGGATGACCGACACTGAAAAGCTAGTGAATTCATTACACGTTCGCATGGCTCCAGGGGAAGTTACAAAACGGGTCCAGCAAATAAAG AAACGTTGGGAAAATATGGACAGAAAGGAAGTTGAGATGAAAGATATCAACTGCCTGGGTCAAGATATAACAAATGAGCCAGTGAACATGGAAACAAAGCGTTCGATCGAGGACGAGCTAGAGGCACTGAACACAAAATGGCGTAAAACAAAGGAGATGTTAAGAGAAGTTGTTGACACGAAAGACGAAGAAGCTCCGGGCTACAGAGGCTGCTGGTGTTTCCAGATGGTTCCCAGAGCGTTCCATGCTTGCTTCTATAGTTGA